A single Anopheles funestus chromosome 2RL, idAnoFuneDA-416_04, whole genome shotgun sequence DNA region contains:
- the LOC125764852 gene encoding putative uncharacterized protein DDB_G0282133, whose product MKQPSFSEDNFQLHDRADRPSAAELRSMAMRQQQQIDTQHQMLAAKEQRLRFLKSQETRNVVSIAEAERLRRLRERVEAQESKLRRLRALRGQVDLQKTYNVTLGNDLDSIRALFSEKEKELTLAVAKVEALTRQLEELRRDRRGVDTNGISYNINTNALNNNGSPAGKELEKLRLELVYRNQLSMQQNARLNMQREALQQRQIELHSVDKRIVELQSRINKKRILNVQNYKLNAANNGLGSGQNHNKTIPSNSNQSLHSRSSSTHIIPSHSRTLSRGNVVAVEPFNHVPMKSASLGNGSNASSSPSPLVNTNEKIQPPITGTSDFMQQQQQHQLQNYQWDHEKHTMMIAGDEAMLLAPESDEKKLAVRQQQYRSRYVDNVGFVTGPEMVSEDDSVSGKAHYPDTQQKIITNDFEVTNNSNTPAAYDNEKGMIEFYNNTPTSEGELDAAVNTGSDIGQSRDNNVGLTKGYGNNQEKYQQNNFNQPKASYNFLQNIPLGNLVVPPRKPINSVAPTLAMKPPTSSSSTIVNETTSAKVTGVMRKLPVGMDSGGGVAMNEAQQASNPTSPNNNNRPALPPKPSKPPCFGNTGTAAVSGNNNANDENSNETNSTFEGALTSNENDSSSSTSYDIPDLSLHATISKQSSANDKLPIKAKPLTIRKHPFLEQPRLKNITGLFNPGNGNVVATGLNKIPSTAALQQQQISNKRKEAAAAGHGDGNETTYYGNYENETLQDKQSASDVNENNTGRDHPIERLKKLKSGSSNTIDGTGNTDNEVTRRKRNFIVIAPESQGNSSSIGANGAGGSNVVEGTKHKLSRRVSFDPLALLLDASLEGELELVEKTAMQVTNPSAANDEGITALHNAICAGHFEIVKFLVNFGCDVNAQDSDGWTPLHCAASCNNLPMVKFLVESGACLFAATLSDHETPAEKCEEDEEGFDGCSEYLYSIQEKLGILNNGEVHAVFAYESQQPDELSFFVNDKLTIIRKGDEAEREWWWARNSLTTEGYVPRNLLGLYPRLAPSYTDDN is encoded by the exons CGAGTTTTAGTGAAGATAAT TTTCAGCTACACGACCGAGCTGATCGACCGAGTGCTGCAGAACTACGTTCAATGGCGATgagacaacagcaacaaattgACACTCAGCACCAAATGTTGGCAGCAAAGGAACAACGTTTACGGTTTCTAAAATCCCAGGAAACGCGAAATGTTGTTTCAATTGCCGAAGCGGAGCGTCTTCGCCGACTACGCGAGCGCGTCGAAGCACAGGAATCAAAATTACGACGCCTTCGAGCATTGCGTGGTCAAGTGGATTTACAGAAAACCTATAATGTTACGCTAGGTAATGATTTGGACTCGATAAGAGCATTATTCAGTGAGAAAGAAAAGGAGCTTACGCTAGCAGTGGCTAAAGTAGAAGCGCTAACACGCCAACTGGAAGAGCTACGGCGTGACCGCAGAGGAGTCGATACAAATGGCATTTCATACAATATTAACACAAATGCTCTAAATAACAATGGATCACCTGCGGGCAAGGAGCTGGAAAAGTTGCGTTTGGAACTTGTT taTCGCAATCAGTTGTCCATGCAACAGAATGCTCGCTTGAATATGCAGAGGGAAGCTTTGCAGCAGCGCCAAATAGAACTACATTCAGTAGACAAACGTATCGTTGAATTGCAAAGccgtattaacaaaaaaagaatactcAATGTGCAGAATTACAAACTTAATGCAGCAAATAATGGTCTGGGATCAGGACAAAACCATAACAAAACAATCCCGTCCAACAGTAATCAGTCGTTGCATTCGAG ATCCTCTTCGACGCACATAATTCCCTCGCATTCAAGAACTCTGAGCCGCGGCAATGTAGTTGCAGTGGAACCGTTTAATCATGTTCCTATGAAATCAGCATCCCTGGGAAATGGATCAAATGCATCGTCATCGCCATCTCCGTTGGTGAATACGAATGAGAAAATACAGCCACCAATTACCGGTACGTCTGATTTtatgcaacaacagcagcaacatcagcttCAAAATTATCAGTGGGACCACGAAAAACATACGATGATGATCGCCGGTGATGAGGCTATGTTACTAGCACCCGAAAgcgatgaaaagaaactagCTGTCCGGCAACAACAGTACCGTTCGCGTTACGTAGACAATGTCGGTTTTGTTACAGGCCCGGAAATGGTCTCGGAGGATGATTCTGTGTCAGGAAAGGCACACTATCCGgacacgcaacaaaaaataatcacaaatGATTTTGAGGTAACAAACAATTCCAATACGCCTGCAGCCTACGATAATGAAAAAGGAATGATCGAATTCTACAACAATACGCCGACAAGTGAGGGAGAATTAGATGCCGCAGTTAACACAGGAAGCGATATAGGACAGTCAAGGGATAATAATGTTGGACTTACTAAAGGCTATGGCAATAATCAAGAAAAAtaccaacaaaacaatttcaatcaaCCGAAGGCTAGCTacaattttttacaaaacattccattgGGAAACTTGGTGGTACCTCCCAGGAAACCGATAAATAGTGTAGCACCAACCCTTGCTATGAAGCCTCCCACGTCTAGCTCTTCGACCATCGTAAATGAAACCACGAGTGCAAAAGTAACGGGTGTAATGCGGAAGCTCCCAGTAGGAATGGATAGCGGTGGCGGTGTTGCGATGAACGAAGCTCAACAAGCATCGAATCCTACAAGCccaaacaataacaatcgCCCGGCACTCCCGCCAAAACCTAGCAAACCACCATGTTTTGGCAATACCGGCACAGCGGCTGTTTCAGGAAATAACAatgcaaatgatgaaaataGTAATGAAACTAATTCCACATTCGAAGGTGCATTAACAAGCAATGAGAATGACTCTTCATCTTCTACATCATACGACATTCCGGATTTAAGCCTACATGCAACAATAAGTAAACAATCGTCAGCAAACGATAAACTTCCAATCAAAGCTAAACCCTTGACAATTAGGAAACATCCATTCTTGGAGCAACCGAGGCTAAAGAATATTACGGGTTTGTTTAATCCCGGTAACGGAAATGTTGTGGCTACGGGGCTAAATAAAATACCATCTACTGCCGctttgcaacagcaacagataTCAAATAAACGAAAGGAGGCAGCTGCGGCAGGACATGGCGATGGAAATGAAACCACTTACTACGGTAATtacgaaaatgaaacattgcaAGACAAACAATCCGCCTCAGACGTCAATGAGAACAACACAGGAAGAGACCATCCCATAGAACGCTTAAAGAAGTTAAAAAGTGGAAGTTCCAATACCATTGACGGAACAGGGAACACTGATAATGAAGTTACTAGACGGAAGCgtaatttcattgttattGCTCCCGAGAGTCAGGGTAATTCTAGCAGTATTGGAGCAAACGGTGCTGGAGGATCAAACGTTGTCGAAGGAACTAAACATAAGCTGTCGCGCCGCGTTAGCTTTGACCCGTTAGCGTTATTGTTGGATGCTAGTTTAGAAGGTGAATTAGAATTGGTAGAGAAAACTGCTATGCAG GTTACTAATCCAAGTGCAGCCAATGATGAAGGTATTACTGCGTTGCACAATGCTATATGCGCGGGTCACTTTGAGATAGTGAA GTTTCTGGTGAATTTTGGGTGTGATGTTAATGCGCAGGATTCCGACGGCTGGACACCATTGCACTGTGCCGCTAGTTGTAACAATTTACCGATGGTTAAATTTCTTGTCGAGTCTGGTGCCTGTTTGTTCGCAGCTACGCTTTCTGACCATGAAACACCTGCCGAAAAGTgtgaagaagatgaagaaggaTTCGACGGATGCTCTGAATATCTTTATA GTATACAAGAAAAATTAGGCATATTGAACAATGGAGAAGTGCATGCTGTGTTCGCATATGAATCTCAACAGCCTGATGAATTAAGCTTCTTTGTAAATGATAAGCTTACTATCATCCGGAAAGGAGACGAAGCCGAACGTGAATGGTGGTGGGCACGCAACAGCTTAACAACAGAGGGTTACGTTCCAAGAAATTTGCTTGGG cTTTATCCGCGACTTGCTCCATCGTACACTGACGATAATTAG